The following coding sequences are from one Melospiza melodia melodia isolate bMelMel2 chromosome 2, bMelMel2.pri, whole genome shotgun sequence window:
- the ELMOD1 gene encoding ELMO domain-containing protein 1 isoform X2: MKHFLRMFVQVCLYFYCKCLWRCLKFVVRKLTGQCELQRICYNTKPGAARTMKIEASLKGSKSKRLQTSVNVHPDAIEKTIDDIMELKRINPDVNPQLGVSLQACLLQIVGYRNLIAEVEKLRREPYDSENPQHEEMLLKLWKCLKPNSPLKARISKQWCEIGFQGDDPKTDFRGMGLLGLYNLVYFAEWDTEIAQQVLTDSLHPKYREVTKKELRYFFLFSKFSETLHVNKDQTTIWCVIILKSLLQHWEIHVLSFRPKLGRGTLGTYEHAYISKMKSTLILLK, encoded by the exons ATGAAACACTTCCTGAG GATGTTTGTCCAGGTATGCCTGTACTTCTACTGCAAATGCTTGTGGCGCTGCCTGAAGTTCGTGGTCAGGAAACTAACAGGTCAATGTGAATTGCAAAGGATCTGTTACAACACCAAACCTGGAGCTGCCAGAACCATGAAAATAG AGGCATCCCTGAAAGGTTCAAAAAGTAAG CGGCTGcaaacatcagtaaatgttcaCCCTGATGCTATTGAAAAGACGATAGATGACATCATGGAGCTGAAAAGGATTAATCCTGATGTAAATCCACA GTTGGGAGTGTCTCTCCAGGCATGCCTGCTGCAGATTGTGGGCTACAGAAACCTCATTGCAGAGGTGGAGAAGCTGCGCCGAGAGCCGTACGATTCGGAGAATCCGCAGCACGAGGAAATGCTGCTGAAG TTGTGGAAATGCTTGAAGCCGAATTCACCGCTGAAAGCTCGGATTTCGAAGCAGTGGTGTGAAATTGGTTTCCAAGGTGACGATCCTAAAACAGACTTTAGAGGAATGGGTCTCCTGGGCTTATATAACTTGGT GTATTTTGCTGAATGGGACACTGAGATAGCTCAGCAAGTTCTCACTGATTCTCTTCACCCTAAATACAG GGAAGTCACTAAGAAGGAactaaggtatttttttcttttttctaagtTTTCTGAGACACTACATGTAAATAAAGATCAAACTACAATTTGGTGTGTTATAATCTTAAAGTCTTTGTTGCAACACTGGGAGATCCACGTTCTTTCCTTTAGACCCAAACTGGGCAGGGGAACACTGGGTACATATGAACATGCTTATATATCAAAAATGAAATCCACCTTGATATTGTTAAAGTGA
- the ELMOD1 gene encoding ELMO domain-containing protein 1 isoform X1 — MKHFLRMFVQVCLYFYCKCLWRCLKFVVRKLTGQCELQRICYNTKPGAARTMKIEASLKGSKSKRLQTSVNVHPDAIEKTIDDIMELKRINPDVNPQLGVSLQACLLQIVGYRNLIAEVEKLRREPYDSENPQHEEMLLKLWKCLKPNSPLKARISKQWCEIGFQGDDPKTDFRGMGLLGLYNLVYFAEWDTEIAQQVLTDSLHPKYSQLSKAEWEKKKFDKAIGYSFAIVGINITDLAYNLLVSGALKTHFYNVAPEAPTLTHFQQTFCYLMHEFHKFWIDEDPLDIMEFNRVREKFYKRILRQLQNPEMALCPHFAASESLINM; from the exons ATGAAACACTTCCTGAG GATGTTTGTCCAGGTATGCCTGTACTTCTACTGCAAATGCTTGTGGCGCTGCCTGAAGTTCGTGGTCAGGAAACTAACAGGTCAATGTGAATTGCAAAGGATCTGTTACAACACCAAACCTGGAGCTGCCAGAACCATGAAAATAG AGGCATCCCTGAAAGGTTCAAAAAGTAAG CGGCTGcaaacatcagtaaatgttcaCCCTGATGCTATTGAAAAGACGATAGATGACATCATGGAGCTGAAAAGGATTAATCCTGATGTAAATCCACA GTTGGGAGTGTCTCTCCAGGCATGCCTGCTGCAGATTGTGGGCTACAGAAACCTCATTGCAGAGGTGGAGAAGCTGCGCCGAGAGCCGTACGATTCGGAGAATCCGCAGCACGAGGAAATGCTGCTGAAG TTGTGGAAATGCTTGAAGCCGAATTCACCGCTGAAAGCTCGGATTTCGAAGCAGTGGTGTGAAATTGGTTTCCAAGGTGACGATCCTAAAACAGACTTTAGAGGAATGGGTCTCCTGGGCTTATATAACTTGGT GTATTTTGCTGAATGGGACACTGAGATAGCTCAGCAAGTTCTCACTGATTCTCTTCACCCTAAATACAG CCAACTTAGCAAAGCTGAATGGGAGAAGAAAAAGTTTGATAAGGCAATTGG CTACTCTTTTGCCATTGTGGGCATTAACATAACAGACCTTGCATACAACCTGCTTGTGAGTGGGGCTCTGAAGACCCATTTCTACAACGTTGCTCCAGAAGCACCCACGCTCACCCACTTCCAGCAGACGTTCT GCTACTTAATGCATGAATTCCACAAATTCTGGATTGATGAGGATCCACTGGACATAATGGAATTTAATCGCGTCAGAGAGAAATTTTACAAGCGAATCTTGAGACAGCTCCAGAACCCAGAGATGGCTCTGTGTCCTCACTTTGCTGCATCAGAAAGTTTAATCAATATGTAG